In Ruania zhangjianzhongii, the following proteins share a genomic window:
- a CDS encoding SGNH hydrolase domain-containing protein, producing MTDRRTPGSRAATATRFASPALRWSLTGNVALVLATAFLLALVLTGPPTQAPAETANAPGAEALDRDGEAVDEDPPGSLEALRDVAWFIPDTDDARYDMPRGYEYGCEQNQEDAEALRCDFGDPDGEITVAMVGDSKILQWQSAVATLARENSWRVRSYTKSNCGLHAGLQTNHGEPYLNCRAWNEDVLTDLLADPPDVVLVSNYVNTALDISEELAETQAAMVSALATSWRQLEEAGSAVVVILDNPSPGEQTVYECVAAHLNDLRPCAFDRADGIARSGQPAQLAAADEVPGVRTVDLTDSICPEEQCVPVIGNVLVYRQGSHLTDSYVRTLTRPLGRQLVPIVAESTAQGGPEGG from the coding sequence ATGACGGATCGACGGACCCCTGGCTCGCGCGCGGCGACGGCGACGCGGTTCGCCTCGCCTGCGCTGCGCTGGTCGCTGACCGGCAACGTGGCCCTGGTGCTCGCTACCGCCTTCCTGCTCGCGCTGGTGCTCACCGGCCCGCCCACGCAGGCTCCCGCCGAGACGGCGAACGCACCCGGTGCCGAGGCGTTGGACCGGGACGGAGAAGCGGTCGACGAGGACCCACCGGGCTCTCTCGAGGCGCTGCGCGACGTGGCCTGGTTCATCCCGGACACCGACGATGCCCGCTACGACATGCCGCGCGGCTACGAGTACGGCTGTGAGCAGAACCAGGAGGACGCGGAGGCCCTCCGATGCGACTTCGGCGACCCGGACGGCGAGATCACGGTGGCGATGGTGGGGGACTCGAAGATCCTGCAGTGGCAGTCGGCGGTGGCCACGCTCGCCCGCGAGAATTCCTGGCGGGTGCGTTCCTACACCAAGTCCAACTGCGGTCTGCACGCCGGCCTGCAGACCAATCACGGTGAGCCCTACCTGAACTGCCGGGCGTGGAACGAGGACGTACTGACTGATCTGCTCGCCGACCCACCCGATGTGGTGCTCGTGTCCAACTACGTGAATACGGCCCTGGACATCTCCGAGGAGCTGGCCGAGACCCAGGCGGCGATGGTCAGCGCGCTGGCTACCAGCTGGCGGCAACTCGAGGAGGCGGGCAGCGCCGTCGTGGTGATCCTGGACAACCCGAGCCCGGGTGAGCAGACGGTGTACGAGTGCGTGGCCGCGCACCTGAACGATCTGCGCCCGTGCGCGTTCGACCGGGCCGATGGCATCGCCCGCTCCGGGCAGCCCGCCCAGCTCGCCGCTGCCGACGAGGTGCCCGGGGTGCGCACAGTGGACCTGACCGACTCGATCTGCCCGGAGGAGCAGTGCGTGCCGGTGATCGGCAATGTGCTCGTCTACCGGCAGGGCTCGCACCTGACCGACAGCTACGTGCGCACCCTCACCCGCCCGCTCGGCCGTCAGCTGGTGCCGATCGTGGCGGAGAGCACCGCCCAGGGCGGACCCGAAGGCGGCTGA
- a CDS encoding acyltransferase family protein: MGSRVEAAAGAGATGAGREAGGRVRGGGGFRPDIEGLRAVAIGLVLVYHAGVVELVPGGFVGVDVFFVISGFLITGLLIRELERDGRVSLGRFYARRAKRLLPAAGLVLVVTAALTWASVSVVQWRTFGGDIVGAALYVVNWVLAGRSVDYLAEGVGVSPVQHFWSLAVEEQFYIVWPLLLVLVAWWVRRRSGARLRPVMGVAIGLVIVPSLIWSVVMTASNPEAAFFVTPTRLWELGVGALVAIGATWWLRVPRLVAVVLGWAGLVAVIASGVFLSSAVAWPGYAAVWPVLGTAAVIVAGYTSGRAGAAGLLSWKPAVWVGGLSYSLYLWHWPLLVAAAGFWGELGGKRGLLVAGASFIPAYLSYRFVENPFRFAKPIAKSNRLALSMGANFSLAGVAAGLVLMLVVPQVGTNPQEGQAAGAAALRQGGSANQEEPPGSVQSLASIDWFTPQATVATSDNPESSEAGCSQNQTDPEPIVCEWGDPDGDLDVAVIGDSKVIQWQSAIEQIATDEGWHVSSYIKSACAFSTGMQAAKGEPYTSCAQWNERMLPLILEADPDVVIVSNRIDNALADPTDVDSRSEQVMQDALAERWTQLAEAGIPVVVMLDTISPGDISVYECVADNLDNLEACTFDREEGIERSAAPVQQAAADRVDGVRTIDMTEFICPEETCVPVIGNVLVYRQTSHITSTYARTLAPELADRLVPAVNEAVG, translated from the coding sequence ATGGGTTCGCGTGTCGAGGCGGCGGCTGGGGCTGGGGCAACCGGTGCTGGGCGAGAGGCTGGCGGCAGGGTGCGTGGGGGTGGGGGTTTTCGGCCTGATATTGAGGGGCTTCGGGCTGTGGCGATTGGTTTGGTGCTGGTCTATCACGCTGGGGTGGTGGAGTTGGTGCCTGGGGGGTTTGTGGGGGTTGATGTCTTTTTTGTGATTTCGGGGTTTTTGATCACGGGGTTGTTGATTCGGGAGCTCGAGCGTGATGGTCGGGTGTCGTTGGGCCGGTTTTATGCGCGTCGGGCGAAGCGGTTGTTGCCGGCTGCTGGGTTGGTGTTGGTGGTCACGGCGGCCTTGACGTGGGCGTCGGTGTCGGTGGTGCAGTGGCGCACTTTTGGTGGGGACATCGTGGGTGCGGCGTTGTATGTGGTGAATTGGGTTCTTGCTGGGCGGTCGGTGGATTATCTGGCTGAGGGTGTGGGGGTTTCGCCGGTTCAGCATTTTTGGTCGTTGGCGGTGGAGGAGCAGTTCTACATCGTGTGGCCGTTGTTGTTGGTGTTGGTCGCCTGGTGGGTGCGTCGGCGCAGTGGTGCGCGGTTGCGGCCGGTGATGGGGGTGGCGATCGGGTTGGTGATCGTGCCTTCGTTGATCTGGTCGGTGGTGATGACGGCTTCGAATCCGGAGGCGGCGTTCTTTGTGACTCCGACGCGGTTGTGGGAGTTGGGTGTGGGGGCGTTGGTCGCGATCGGGGCCACGTGGTGGTTGCGGGTGCCGCGGTTGGTTGCGGTGGTGTTGGGTTGGGCTGGTTTGGTCGCGGTGATCGCGAGTGGGGTGTTCCTGAGTAGTGCGGTGGCGTGGCCGGGGTATGCGGCGGTGTGGCCGGTACTGGGTACTGCTGCGGTGATTGTGGCGGGGTATACCTCGGGTCGGGCGGGTGCGGCGGGGTTGTTGTCGTGGAAGCCGGCGGTGTGGGTGGGGGGCCTGTCGTATTCGTTGTATTTGTGGCACTGGCCGTTGTTGGTTGCTGCTGCTGGTTTCTGGGGTGAGCTCGGTGGCAAGCGGGGGCTGCTGGTCGCTGGGGCGAGTTTCATCCCGGCGTACTTGTCCTACAGGTTTGTGGAGAACCCGTTCCGGTTCGCCAAGCCGATCGCGAAGTCGAACCGGTTGGCGTTGTCGATGGGAGCCAACTTCTCCCTCGCCGGAGTCGCCGCCGGACTCGTGCTAATGCTCGTGGTTCCGCAGGTGGGGACCAATCCTCAGGAGGGGCAGGCTGCTGGGGCTGCGGCGTTGCGTCAGGGTGGGTCCGCCAACCAGGAGGAACCCCCGGGATCGGTGCAGAGCCTGGCCAGCATCGACTGGTTCACCCCCCAAGCCACCGTCGCGACTAGCGACAATCCGGAGTCGTCCGAGGCGGGATGTTCGCAGAACCAGACCGATCCCGAACCGATCGTCTGTGAGTGGGGCGATCCGGACGGCGACCTGGACGTCGCAGTGATCGGTGACTCCAAGGTGATCCAGTGGCAGTCCGCGATCGAGCAGATCGCCACCGACGAAGGCTGGCACGTCTCCTCCTACATCAAGTCGGCCTGCGCCTTCAGCACCGGTATGCAGGCAGCGAAGGGCGAGCCCTACACCAGTTGTGCGCAGTGGAACGAGCGGATGTTGCCCCTCATCCTCGAAGCGGATCCGGACGTCGTCATCGTCTCGAATCGGATCGACAATGCTCTGGCCGATCCCACCGACGTCGACTCCCGATCGGAGCAGGTGATGCAGGACGCCCTCGCCGAACGGTGGACCCAGCTCGCCGAGGCGGGTATCCCCGTCGTGGTGATGCTGGACACGATCAGCCCGGGTGACATCTCGGTCTATGAGTGCGTGGCGGACAACCTCGACAACCTCGAGGCCTGCACCTTCGACCGCGAAGAAGGCATCGAGCGCTCGGCCGCACCAGTGCAGCAGGCGGCAGCAGACCGGGTCGATGGGGTCCGGACCATCGATATGACCGAGTTCATCTGCCCCGAGGAGACCTGCGTGCCGGTGATCGGCAACGTGCTCGTCTACCGCCAGACCTCGCACATCACCAGCACCTACGCGCGCACCCTCGCGCCCGAGCTCGCCGACCGACTCGTCCCCGCCGTCAACGAGGCGGTGGGGTAG
- a CDS encoding acyltransferase family protein, whose product MHIAARTGATRPADPGGQSVSEARQKSEPGGGVSGVRGGGGFRPDIEGLRAVAIGLVLVYHAGVVELVPGGFVGVDVFFVISGFLITGLLIRELERDGRVSLGRFYARRAKRLLPAAGLVLVVTAALTWASVSVVQWRTFGGDIVGAALYVVNWVLAGRSVDYLAEGVGVSPVQHFWSLAVEEQFYIVWPLLLVLVGWWVRRRSGARLRPVMGVAIGLVIVPSLIWSVVMTASNPEAAFFVTPTRLWELGVGALVAIGATWWLRVPRLVAVVLGWAGLVAVIASGVFLSSAVAWPGYAAVWPVLGTAAVIVAGYTSGRAGAAGLLSWKPAVWVGGLSYSLYLWHWPLLVAAAGFWGELGGKRGLLVAGASFIPAYLSYRFVENPFRFAKPIAKSNRLALSMGANFSLAGVAAGLVLMLIVPQVGTNPQEGQAAGAAALRQGGSANQEEPPGSVQSLASIDWFTPQATEATASVPSAYADECQQDQESADVVMCEYGDLDSDMVVAVVGDSKILQWQSAIEQIATDEGWHVQSYTKSSCAFSAGMQAAKGEPYTSCAQWNENVLADLVELDPDVVLTSGRNAEALEDWEDPDSGSTEAMTDALAEQWAHLSDEGIPVVPILDNPSPGDLSVYECVAENLDNLEACTFDREEGIDRSQAPLQQEAADRVDGVQTIDLSDLVCPEQTCVPVIGNVLVYRQSSHVTDAYVRTLIPDLTDRLVPVVGEVGGGG is encoded by the coding sequence GTGCACATCGCTGCACGAACTGGCGCAACCAGACCGGCGGACCCTGGAGGACAGAGCGTGAGCGAGGCACGGCAGAAGAGCGAACCTGGTGGCGGGGTGTCTGGGGTGCGTGGGGGTGGGGGTTTTCGGCCTGATATTGAGGGGCTTCGGGCTGTGGCGATTGGTTTGGTGCTGGTCTATCACGCTGGGGTGGTGGAGTTGGTGCCTGGGGGGTTTGTGGGGGTTGATGTCTTTTTTGTGATTTCGGGGTTTTTGATCACGGGGTTGTTGATTCGGGAGCTCGAGCGTGATGGTCGGGTGTCGTTGGGCCGGTTTTATGCGCGTCGGGCGAAGCGGTTGTTGCCGGCTGCTGGGTTGGTGTTGGTGGTCACGGCGGCCTTGACGTGGGCGTCGGTGTCGGTGGTGCAGTGGCGCACTTTTGGTGGGGACATCGTGGGTGCGGCGTTGTATGTGGTGAATTGGGTTCTTGCTGGGCGGTCGGTGGATTATCTGGCTGAGGGTGTGGGGGTTTCGCCGGTTCAGCATTTTTGGTCGTTGGCGGTGGAGGAGCAGTTCTACATCGTGTGGCCGTTGTTGTTGGTGTTGGTGGGCTGGTGGGTGCGTCGGCGCAGTGGTGCGCGGTTGCGGCCGGTGATGGGGGTGGCGATCGGGTTGGTGATCGTGCCTTCGTTGATCTGGTCGGTGGTGATGACGGCTTCGAATCCGGAGGCGGCGTTCTTTGTGACTCCGACGCGGTTGTGGGAGTTGGGTGTGGGGGCGTTGGTCGCGATCGGGGCCACGTGGTGGTTGCGGGTGCCGCGGTTGGTTGCGGTGGTGTTGGGTTGGGCTGGTTTGGTCGCGGTGATCGCGAGTGGGGTGTTCCTGAGTAGTGCGGTGGCGTGGCCGGGGTATGCGGCGGTGTGGCCGGTACTGGGTACTGCTGCGGTGATTGTGGCGGGGTATACCTCGGGTCGGGCGGGTGCGGCGGGGTTGTTGTCGTGGAAGCCGGCGGTGTGGGTGGGGGGCCTGTCGTATTCGTTGTATTTGTGGCACTGGCCGTTGTTGGTTGCTGCTGCTGGTTTCTGGGGTGAGCTCGGTGGCAAGCGGGGGCTGCTGGTCGCTGGGGCGAGTTTCATCCCGGCGTACTTGTCCTACAGGTTTGTGGAGAACCCGTTCCGGTTCGCCAAGCCGATCGCGAAGTCGAACCGGTTGGCGTTGTCGATGGGAGCCAACTTCTCCCTCGCCGGAGTCGCCGCCGGACTCGTGCTAATGCTCATCGTCCCCCAAGTCGGCACCAACCCCCAGGAGGGGCAGGCTGCTGGGGCTGCGGCGTTGCGTCAGGGTGGGTCCGCCAACCAGGAGGAACCCCCGGGATCGGTGCAGAGCCTGGCCAGCATCGACTGGTTCACCCCCCAAGCCACCGAAGCCACGGCATCGGTGCCCTCCGCCTACGCCGACGAGTGCCAGCAGGACCAGGAATCGGCAGACGTGGTGATGTGCGAGTACGGCGACCTCGACAGCGACATGGTGGTGGCCGTCGTCGGCGACTCCAAGATCCTGCAATGGCAGTCCGCGATCGAGCAGATCGCCACCGACGAAGGCTGGCACGTACAGTCCTACACCAAGTCCTCCTGCGCGTTCAGTGCCGGTATGCAGGCAGCGAAGGGCGAGCCCTACACCAGTTGTGCGCAGTGGAACGAGAATGTGCTCGCGGACCTGGTCGAGCTCGACCCGGACGTCGTCCTCACCTCCGGCCGGAACGCCGAGGCGCTGGAGGACTGGGAGGACCCGGACAGCGGCTCAACGGAGGCGATGACCGATGCTCTCGCCGAACAGTGGGCTCACCTGTCCGATGAGGGGATCCCGGTCGTGCCGATCCTGGACAACCCGAGCCCCGGAGACCTCTCGGTGTATGAGTGCGTCGCCGAGAATCTCGACAACCTCGAGGCCTGCACCTTCGACCGCGAAGAAGGCATCGACCGCTCCCAGGCACCGCTTCAGCAAGAGGCGGCCGACCGGGTCGACGGGGTCCAGACCATCGACTTATCCGACCTGGTCTGCCCCGAGCAAACGTGCGTGCCGGTGATCGGCAACGTCCTCGTCTACCGCCAGAGTTCACACGTCACCGATGCCTATGTGCGCACCCTCATCCCCGACCTTACCGACCGTCTTGTTCCGGTGGTGGGTGAGGTGGGGGGTGGGGGCTGA
- a CDS encoding CDP-glycerol glycerophosphotransferase family protein translates to MRVLTWIFVPRGAIWLIGERRETARDNGFAFFAHLRQQRPEDPVFYVIARDSPSAAAVAELGHVVWHSSLQHRILMLHAAVIANAYSIKHMLPSRWRPGAYMNQCAWRVGARRVYLKHGVHLSPDAVKRSNGGYDLVLTVGPQETQALARTSGYTSTQLRQTGLARYDNLVPERPSRKVLFMPTWRRYLVPKLFGAGDNALIGYEGSTYQQFVHGLLASPDLAEALEEHDLTMLVVPHYNLAGLLRPEHLGSERISILDGMTADIPCLLRSCALLVTDYSSVQFDVAYVGAPVIYTQFDRDEYAAGHGGTSWFDPDRDGFGPVVTTVHDAAEAVAAYAGQGFTREGTYTDRVSRVFSHSDHRNCARITAAIDSMG, encoded by the coding sequence GTGCGTGTATTGACCTGGATCTTCGTTCCCCGAGGAGCGATCTGGCTGATCGGGGAGCGACGGGAGACAGCCCGCGACAACGGGTTCGCATTCTTCGCTCACCTGCGGCAGCAGCGGCCAGAGGATCCGGTCTTCTATGTGATCGCGCGGGACAGTCCAAGCGCGGCAGCGGTCGCCGAACTCGGACATGTGGTCTGGCACTCATCACTACAACACCGGATCCTCATGCTGCATGCGGCAGTGATCGCCAACGCCTACTCGATCAAGCACATGCTGCCGAGCAGGTGGCGGCCAGGGGCATACATGAACCAGTGTGCTTGGCGGGTAGGCGCCCGGCGGGTCTACCTGAAGCACGGAGTGCATCTGAGTCCGGACGCCGTCAAACGGTCCAACGGCGGGTATGACCTCGTCCTCACCGTCGGACCGCAGGAGACGCAGGCCCTAGCTCGAACCTCCGGCTACACGTCGACGCAGCTGCGTCAGACCGGCCTGGCTCGCTACGACAATCTCGTGCCGGAGCGACCGAGCCGGAAGGTGCTGTTCATGCCTACCTGGCGCCGATATTTGGTACCCAAACTCTTCGGAGCCGGCGACAATGCGCTCATTGGCTATGAAGGATCGACCTACCAGCAGTTCGTTCATGGTCTCCTCGCGAGTCCCGATCTGGCCGAAGCACTCGAGGAGCATGATCTGACCATGCTCGTGGTCCCGCACTACAACCTGGCCGGGCTGTTGCGACCGGAACACCTCGGCAGTGAGCGCATCAGCATCCTCGACGGCATGACGGCGGATATCCCGTGCCTCCTGCGCAGTTGCGCGCTCCTGGTCACCGACTACTCCTCGGTGCAGTTCGATGTTGCCTACGTCGGAGCACCGGTCATCTACACCCAGTTTGACCGGGACGAGTACGCGGCGGGACATGGCGGGACGTCCTGGTTCGATCCGGACCGGGACGGGTTCGGACCAGTGGTCACCACCGTCCACGATGCAGCCGAGGCAGTCGCCGCGTACGCCGGGCAGGGATTCACCCGCGAGGGAACGTACACCGACAGGGTCAGCCGCGTGTTCAGCCACAGCGACCACCGCAACTGCGCGCGCATTACTGCTGCTATCGACTCGATGGGCTAG
- a CDS encoding UDP-N-acetylglucosamine--N-acetylmuramyl-(pentapeptide) pyrophosphoryl-undecaprenol N-acetylglucosamine transferase gives MTDRPVVILMTSNGVGMGHLSRQLTTALSGAHRFDPVIFSLSRALPRIITAVESNELTEAHGRHLRFEYAPSWESGWFPTGWRAPVRRRYRSYRWAPYLRDRIHALAVETGARALIFDGVAPYPGLVAAREALPELQFAWVRRGLWQSQAPSERLNLSRYFDLTIEPGDVAGAWDRGPTRDRTDAIRLDGPVSLTDVLEPLAPTAARLALGLPTERPILLLAPGSGALGSVDATAAEVLTAVRRTHPDWLVAVTRQSIARHSVQGNSDQVVMLDDVYPLARFLGAFDAAVGAAGYNAVHEQLAVGLPTLLIPSTSHVTDDQPTRARGAAERGAALVVEDTIAAAVTRLLDAAEQERLRDGMAQLEAADGGRDIAERVADLAAAGQTAPPWTAVPPSRPLPDLRTRATEGSEGELAWTNQLDRELLAGVRPVEHLLPGSSPAYVQARRTTANWLYRT, from the coding sequence ATGACCGATCGCCCGGTCGTGATCCTCATGACGAGCAACGGCGTAGGCATGGGCCACCTGTCCCGGCAACTCACCACTGCTCTCAGCGGAGCGCATCGCTTCGATCCGGTGATCTTCTCGCTCTCGCGGGCGCTACCCCGGATCATCACAGCGGTCGAGAGCAACGAACTGACCGAGGCCCACGGACGTCATCTTCGGTTCGAATATGCACCCAGCTGGGAGTCCGGTTGGTTTCCGACTGGCTGGCGCGCACCGGTCCGGCGCCGTTACCGCTCCTACCGGTGGGCTCCGTATCTACGTGACCGCATTCACGCTCTCGCCGTCGAGACCGGCGCGCGTGCGCTGATCTTCGACGGCGTGGCTCCCTACCCGGGTCTCGTCGCCGCCCGAGAGGCACTTCCAGAACTCCAGTTCGCCTGGGTGCGCCGCGGCCTGTGGCAGTCCCAGGCTCCATCGGAACGCCTGAACTTGTCCCGATACTTCGACCTGACGATCGAGCCCGGTGACGTCGCCGGTGCGTGGGACCGTGGCCCGACGAGAGATCGTACCGACGCGATCCGGCTGGACGGACCGGTGAGCCTCACCGACGTGCTCGAGCCGTTGGCGCCAACTGCCGCACGTCTCGCGCTCGGGCTACCCACCGAACGGCCAATCCTGCTACTGGCGCCAGGTTCGGGGGCGCTCGGCTCAGTGGATGCGACCGCCGCCGAGGTCCTGACGGCGGTGCGGCGCACTCATCCCGACTGGCTGGTCGCAGTCACTCGCCAATCGATCGCGCGGCACTCCGTGCAGGGCAACAGTGACCAGGTGGTCATGCTCGACGACGTCTACCCCCTCGCTCGTTTCTTGGGTGCGTTCGATGCTGCCGTCGGCGCGGCGGGCTACAACGCGGTGCACGAGCAACTTGCTGTCGGCCTTCCTACTCTGCTGATCCCGAGCACCAGCCACGTCACCGACGATCAGCCGACCCGGGCGCGTGGCGCGGCCGAGCGCGGCGCAGCGCTCGTCGTGGAGGACACGATCGCAGCGGCCGTGACCCGCCTGCTGGACGCCGCAGAGCAAGAGCGTCTGCGGGACGGAATGGCTCAGCTGGAGGCGGCGGATGGTGGGCGCGACATTGCCGAGAGGGTGGCTGACCTGGCTGCCGCTGGTCAGACGGCACCGCCGTGGACAGCGGTGCCCCCGTCCCGCCCGTTGCCGGACCTCCGTACTCGCGCTACCGAGGGATCCGAGGGTGAGCTGGCCTGGACCAACCAGCTGGATCGGGAGCTTCTCGCTGGCGTTCGTCCGGTGGAGCACCTGCTCCCCGGGAGTTCACCGGCGTATGTCCAGGCTCGGCGCACGACGGCGAACTGGCTCTATCGGACCTGA
- a CDS encoding glycosyltransferase — translation MGDLAWDVAAVNQRRAALQPLIGPTPSMSAVLVSQRPELIIPMVRQLAALHYDKLEIVVASHGAPLPDGLQTAAGERPVVARELDSALVFGDALNQAFAMASGDLVSKVDDDDYYGYHHLWDLAATHTYSGATLVGKTTTVVYLEALDTTVRRVFGARETFTHRIAGGTMTLSAQDLRAVGGWPAVPRGVDTALLRSVREASGTVYQPHDIGYLYVRGHDHQAHTWTADVGHFLRNVREQWIGLLQHAAFGTDVNSDGAPSR, via the coding sequence GTGGGGGACCTGGCGTGGGACGTGGCGGCCGTCAATCAACGCCGCGCCGCCCTGCAGCCGCTGATCGGGCCAACACCGTCGATGTCCGCAGTGCTGGTCAGCCAGCGTCCCGAGTTGATCATCCCGATGGTGCGCCAACTCGCTGCCCTGCACTACGACAAGCTCGAAATCGTGGTGGCATCCCACGGCGCCCCATTGCCAGACGGTCTGCAGACTGCGGCAGGCGAACGCCCCGTAGTCGCCCGGGAACTCGATAGCGCACTGGTATTCGGAGACGCACTGAACCAAGCGTTCGCTATGGCCTCCGGCGATCTCGTCAGCAAGGTCGACGACGACGACTACTACGGCTACCACCATCTCTGGGATCTTGCCGCGACCCACACATACTCCGGCGCGACGCTGGTTGGGAAGACGACGACGGTGGTCTACCTTGAAGCGCTCGACACGACCGTGCGACGTGTGTTCGGTGCCCGAGAGACCTTCACCCACCGGATTGCCGGCGGCACCATGACCCTGTCCGCACAGGACCTGAGGGCAGTGGGCGGTTGGCCCGCGGTGCCGCGTGGGGTGGACACAGCGCTGCTCCGCTCGGTGCGCGAAGCCAGCGGCACGGTGTACCAGCCTCACGACATCGGCTATCTCTACGTGCGCGGGCATGATCATCAGGCCCATACCTGGACCGCTGACGTTGGACACTTCCTGCGGAACGTCCGGGAGCAATGGATCGGCCTGCTGCAGCACGCTGCCTTCGGCACCGACGTCAACTCAGATGGAGCACCCTCTCGATGA
- a CDS encoding CDP-glycerol glycerophosphotransferase family protein: MTPFGDLTLILTVRGPSPSSLHWLKELSKNDLLRNVRLVIAHHPDADPIVSQLRVQVPAATFAELPSDEGPDDSPTADAYAQVFADITTRYAALTEPGKNENDPIGDLHRELVGSRARVESTGLKMEETCLLYTKHDRSTPTRAYIRYVQAQGETVAPLTDYLGYLALMAGSHSLEGVDAVYTASAIDLQARVSIGKFNSSSPPPWSYRLAIGDRRGPTHAEARATMTERISNQGVRRWENVNARVPLVDIPDGNHVITVSLDTTYPELQVSRPLRPRPGALACARTFVVGGEESPQQTRYLIHAIRRAPQTWITIQHGVGKKARQRWYRALLRKDLRTILRDRAAGIRMRSARLTRLVTAPFMRRQQIWLIGERADTAQDNGYHLFRHLRTEHPRRQVYYVMDKTSPHHSRIRDLGNVVQHSSLRHQFLMLHANVLANAYSVKHMIPRQWSPTAYTRHLAWRVGAARVYLKHGVNVSANSVKRGTGGYDLYLSVNPMESAALRESSGYDRQIAETGMPRYDALEPGPQTRTVLFMPTWRRYLVPKLFSGMDEAQVPFEGSTYETFLRSFLGSPRLHEILERYDYRLQFLPHYNLRDILSSFPLTSARTLLADTDQTSFQELIRGCDAFVTDHSSVHFDVAYLGTPIIYTHFDAKEYAEGHASVSWFEHVRDGFGPVVYTLDETLDALEELLARDCAPDPFYTARVDAAFTYRDHSNCQRVVRVVEDLLRRSAVNP, from the coding sequence ATGACACCTTTTGGTGATCTGACCCTCATCCTGACGGTGAGGGGACCGAGTCCCTCGAGCCTGCACTGGCTGAAGGAACTCAGCAAGAACGACCTATTGCGCAATGTCCGCCTGGTGATCGCCCACCACCCGGATGCGGACCCGATCGTCAGCCAGCTCCGTGTGCAAGTGCCGGCGGCAACCTTCGCTGAGCTACCGAGCGATGAGGGCCCCGACGACTCACCGACAGCGGACGCGTACGCACAGGTCTTTGCCGATATCACCACCCGCTACGCCGCCCTCACCGAGCCAGGCAAGAACGAGAACGATCCGATCGGGGATCTCCACCGCGAACTGGTGGGGAGCCGTGCCCGGGTCGAGTCCACCGGTCTGAAGATGGAGGAGACCTGCCTCCTCTACACCAAGCACGACCGGTCTACCCCCACTCGCGCCTACATCCGTTATGTGCAGGCACAGGGCGAGACCGTCGCACCATTGACCGACTACCTCGGATACCTCGCGCTGATGGCCGGGTCCCACAGTCTCGAAGGTGTCGATGCTGTCTACACGGCATCAGCTATAGACCTGCAAGCCCGAGTGTCGATCGGCAAGTTCAACTCGTCCTCACCCCCGCCCTGGAGCTATCGCTTGGCCATCGGCGACCGTCGCGGACCCACCCATGCCGAGGCGCGCGCCACGATGACGGAGAGGATCAGCAACCAAGGCGTTCGACGCTGGGAGAACGTCAACGCTCGCGTGCCACTGGTAGACATTCCCGACGGCAACCACGTGATCACGGTCAGTCTTGACACCACATATCCCGAACTACAGGTCTCCCGGCCCCTGCGTCCGCGGCCGGGAGCCCTAGCGTGTGCCCGTACCTTCGTGGTCGGTGGCGAGGAGTCACCGCAGCAGACCCGCTACCTGATACACGCCATCAGACGGGCACCACAGACATGGATCACCATCCAACACGGCGTCGGGAAGAAGGCGCGCCAACGGTGGTACCGGGCGTTGCTCCGCAAGGATCTCCGCACGATCCTCCGCGATCGTGCCGCGGGGATACGGATGCGCTCCGCCCGCCTGACCAGACTGGTGACCGCACCGTTCATGCGACGCCAACAGATCTGGCTCATCGGTGAGCGGGCAGACACAGCGCAGGACAACGGCTACCACCTGTTCCGTCACCTGCGGACGGAACATCCCCGCCGTCAGGTCTACTACGTGATGGACAAGACCAGCCCACATCACAGCCGGATCCGCGACCTCGGGAACGTCGTGCAGCACTCGTCGCTGCGACATCAGTTCCTCATGCTGCACGCGAACGTGCTGGCCAACGCCTACTCCGTCAAACATATGATCCCGCGGCAGTGGAGCCCCACCGCCTACACCCGCCACCTGGCCTGGCGGGTGGGCGCGGCACGGGTCTACCTCAAACACGGCGTCAACGTGTCCGCGAACTCGGTGAAGCGCGGCACCGGCGGCTATGACCTGTACCTCAGCGTGAACCCGATGGAGAGCGCGGCCCTGCGAGAAAGCTCGGGATACGACCGCCAGATCGCCGAGACAGGCATGCCGCGCTACGACGCCCTAGAGCCTGGCCCGCAGACCCGCACCGTGCTCTTCATGCCCACCTGGCGACGCTACCTGGTACCCAAGTTGTTCAGCGGTATGGACGAGGCACAGGTGCCGTTCGAGGGGTCCACCTATGAGACGTTCCTGCGTTCCTTCCTCGGCAGTCCACGGTTGCACGAGATCCTGGAGCGGTACGATTACCGGCTGCAGTTCCTCCCGCACTACAACCTGCGGGACATCCTCTCGTCCTTCCCCCTGACCAGCGCGCGGACGCTACTTGCCGACACCGACCAGACGTCGTTCCAGGAACTGATCCGCGGCTGCGACGCCTTCGTCACCGACCACTCGTCGGTGCATTTCGACGTCGCCTATCTCGGTACGCCGATCATCTATACGCATTTCGACGCCAAGGAGTATGCCGAGGGGCACGCCTCGGTCTCGTGGTTCGAGCATGTCCGGGATGGCTTCGGGCCGGTGGTCTACACCCTGGACGAAACCCTGGACGCACTCGAGGAACTCCTCGCCCGAGACTGCGCTCCGGACCCGTTCTACACGGCACGGGTGGATGCGGCGTTCACCTACCGCGACCACAGCAACTGCCAGCGCGTGGTCAGGGTGGTGGAGGACCTGCTCCGCCGCTCGGCAGTCAACCCGTAG